The Colius striatus isolate bColStr4 chromosome 8, bColStr4.1.hap1, whole genome shotgun sequence genome includes the window CTCCTCTGTTTTtgaaatgggggaaaaaaaagattaaaaaaaaaagatgttgagTGTTTGGGTCCCAGTGGAACAGCTGTACAGGAAAAAATGTTCTGTTTGCAGGCAGCACAGTTGATGTTTTTGCTGATTTTGAACATTCTGCTCATCTCTGCACGCTTCCCTTTGGAATCTTTAGACAGCTCTTTTCCCCAAAAAGTGTGCTGCCAGAAAATTTTGGCAATGATCCAGTTAGTTGCTAAAACTAAAGCAACTGCTGTACCACGTACGTGTTCCAGGTTGCCTTAGAATAGGAATTCATTTCCAAGACTTTACTGTAGTCTCCAAAACCCTCAGTCGATACATCAGTCCcacattttcttcctcacacCCTGTTGTCTCACCCTTCAGTATAACCACATCCTTTTTCATAGAGGTATTTCCCTGTTCCTTGCCTTTCACCCAGCCTTCTACACGGTTGGACTTGCTTTCTCTTTACTGGGTGTATCAAACTTCACCttcggcagctgctgctcctcaggtGGTGCTTCAGCAATAACCCTCCCATGACAAAGCTTAGCTGAAAGTACAGGGCAAACAAAACAGATGTCACAACCATGCAGAAACTCGTGATAAATAGAGTCATTGAAGGAGTTATTTCCTGGTTTCTTTGTACTTTTTGTAGCCTAATCCAGACAGCAAAATCATTTTATGCTTGTTTTCATGTGCCTCGTTAAAATTCACAGATCCAAAGGTGAAGGCAAGCTGACTGTCATAGTCTGACTGCACATGCTAACTTTTGCTCCATGTAACCTGCTTCCACCCGTGTCAAACAGCATTGAAAGGCAAGAGAGCTTGCTGGTGCTGTTTCAATCCTTACCTTCTGtacctccagcccagctcatCACCAAATATCCAGGTCTGTTGGTGCAGACTGTTTTCCAGATCTGTTCCCAGATGTTCTGGACAGGGTCTCAGCTGGATGTTCTACTCCAGTGTCTGTTACACCACTGTTCAATATGCATCTTACCAACACAAATGTCTTGGGAGGAGTAAGTCAGCTCAAAACGACTGGGCTTACAAATGTGTCTTCTGTAGTATAGGAGCATTTGCTCTTTAAAGGctccctccccaggagagaggCATAAAAACAGTGCCTGCAGATTTACTGCCTAAAGATTGACTCTTATTGTAAGATAAGCAAGAGAGTCTTCTGTCTTTTTCCATCTTACCTGGTGGCAGTGAGTGTACCATGTATACTGAATACTATTATGAAAACTAGAAACCAGCTGCAGTTACTGTCCATCGCCCTCTGTCTGAGTTACCAGGCTGGGAGCAAGTGAGCAGGAGTTGGAGAAGCTGTtgtcagctttttttcttttgccattGTACTCTACAAATATTCAATAACTTTTTCCTGCAGTGTGGTCAGGCTCAGGCTGCAGTTCCACTAATTTAAACTGACATAAAACTGTCACTGAAAGTCATAGTCTTTCTCTGGCTGCTATTGTGTTTGGCAGATGAGTTCCAACCTGCTCTGGTTCCCTCAAACCAGTTCAAACCACAGTTGGGTACGACTTTGTGCTGACACAAGAGgtggaggaggcagcaggaggtACAGAAGGGATGGGCACTAGAGAACCAGAACATTCAGCagcttcttctttttttctttcttaaaaagttCATAGGCCTATGGCCTGGATCCTTCATCTGGCATTCTTGGGCAGCATCACTGACTCGTACAGACTAGTGTCTGAAGTGGCAGGAGATGATGCAGTCTCTTTGCCAAGGGCACTATTAAACCCAAATGCATCCGGGTTGTGGTACCAATTAAATCCCTCTCCTGTTTTTGATGATAGCACTGGCCCTGTGAaagtgttctgtttttttccagccatGGCTGACTGTGAGGCCACCATTTGGGACATCACTTTCTAGTCAATGAACTTGTCCCACTTCTCCTTCTGTTCAGAACCAGCTCCTGTGAAGCCAAAGCTATTGCCCAGATGCTTGTCAGGCAGACACAAAACCACTTTGCAGTATGTTTTGGCTTGGTTTTAGGGGACTTCCTGCCAACAGAGTGATGGCATTTGCCCAAGTTTACCATGAACTTGAGGGCAGATTTCTCTGTTTCTACACTTGGAATGctccagaaaatgttttccattttgcaCAGGATAAAAGGAGCTTCCCTCAACGGGAATGCTGATGGCACCATCCCAGACAGAAAATACAGTATAGCATCAGACTGAACATTGCTTCCCCCTTTTTAATGAGGAGGGAATACTCTGAGGTTTTTTATTCGTAATTATTCTCAAGTTTGACTAAAAACTACAgataaagtaaaaagaaaagtttgtttTGAAGCTTTAAGCCTGGCGTGTTCTTTGACAGCTAGTAGAAAACATCTCTGGTGGGTGACCATGTGATGGGACTCCCTTTCCCAAGGACTCTGTAAATGCAGCAGGCTTTTCCTTTTACAGTATTTCCTCTGCTTGCAAAAGATGGCTTTCATGGGAGCTAACTCTGTTCCTGGGTCTTTCTGCAGCTCCTGACTCTCTGAGCCTGGCGCTCGTGTATTGCTTACATACAGCTCTGAGCCTCTCTGATGCTGGGTAAGAAGTTGgtacttctttttttatgaAATGTTTTGATGCTCTGGCAGGGAAATCTTTTGGCAAAACTCATCTCTTTGGCTGTGTCTGATTCACCCTTTGGTTCCATCACTATCCACCCGTTGACAGAAGGTACAGCAGTGTTCCTCGGGACTCAGCCTTTCTTGGACTGGAGAGTGTTTTCAACTTCTGACTCTTCCATAAACCAAGAGCAAGCCTGAAATTACCTTCAAGTCCAGCAGTCCCTTGGTGCATGCTTAGTTCCAAGCTAGTGCATCACTTCTGTTGATGCTCTTTGTCAGCACTTGTTTTTCCAGACCGTTTGCTCTCTGCCTGTCCTGTCACCCTCAGATCGCTGCGAGCTCTTGTTCCCAGTGGTCACTGCCAGGTTGGCAGTGGGAAGTGCTCTCAAATTGGACATTAAATGACAAACTTGGCTCAGGGTGCTCAGTGTCTCCcaaccttttctccttttccactgaCTGCAGCGGTAGCTCAGCACAATGCAGCTGAAAACCAACTCATGTCCGTTTGAGAAGAAGGCACGTGTTGAAGAGCTTTTGGGGACAGTGAAAGCAACTAGATGCCCAGTTTTCCTTGGCTTTTAGAGGCCTCTGAAATGATAAACTTCTGTTGCCTCTGCACATCTCGCCCATTTTCAGCACTAGGCAGAGCTGGTCCCTGCTTTTGCCATGCACAGGGTGTTAGTGTGTACTGCTCCTGTGCTCAGCCTCTGTGTTTCATGCTCGTGTGATGTTGTCTTTGGGAGAATTTGAAATTCCCACCTTTCCCCTCCTGCCAAATGAGCCACTGGGTGCGTGTGCCAGTGGTCTGCTCAGCATGCCTTCCTGCTGCTGGTTTGAAGCCAAGCCTCAGCAGGTGTACAAAtgcacagctcagccctggaCTTCTTCACAGTCCGCTCCATACTTTTAGACATAATATTTACAATTGCACTTGGCCTTATAGGCATAGCTTTATTCCAAATAAATGACCACACCATATATTTGCTTGTCTTTTTACAGTATTTCTGTTCTACAGCCAGAATTGCAGATGTGCCCAAAGTTGTAACTGGGGCATGTTGTAGAGCCTTTTAGGGAGGCCTTGGACTCCCAGCACCATGCTGGGCATTTCAACCAGAGCTGCACCCGATCCTTCTCTCGGCACTGGATCCCCTCGTGTGCCTCACCACCTATGATGTCCCTATAGCTGCCCATATGCCAGGGGAGCTTCAGTCCCATGGTGCACACGAGCTATTTTGTGACAGGACAGGGGCAAAGCTGTTAGAGGGGATGCAAGAAGCCAGGCCAGCAAATGGCTGTGGTGGGCACATGCTGCTGACCTCCACTGATCATCCAGGCAAGTCCTTGGGCTCATGCTGAGTCAGGGGTTGAGTAATTCCTAGAAGCTCTAGGAAGTGTCAGCGGTTAATGAAACGAGGCAGTAATGTGGTATTAGTGGGCTCTTTTTCTGGAAATTCCCATAAAAAAGCAACAGATCTCATCCACTTGTGGTTGGGAGCACGCATAGACCCTTTGCACGAGAGTGGAGGTGGTGTTCCTGGCACCGTGGCCAGACTGCAGTCCAGTGAATTATGGTCTATTTACTTAAAATGCCACCTGTGGTTTCAGTAGGATCCAACATTAATTTATTATCCTAAACTGTTTTATGTTGTTACTGCCTGTTGTTTACAGAGTTGCCGCACGTCTTCCCAGGAATGGCTGAGCTTACTTTGACCCCTACTCTGAGCTTGTGCGTCGGTTTGTCAGCGAAGCACTTGGAGATTTCTTTGGAATGGGTAGAGAagttttctaaagaaatacttttttaatcTTCTGGATGGAGGCTTGGGTGGGAGCAGTTATTCCCTGCAGAAAAATTCGGCTGCTACAGCTGAGATTGCTTAACAGTGGCAGTTCTCCAGGACATCTTAACTAACTAAGTGCTGCTTGCTACCATTGCATCTAAAACCCTTGGGAAAGGACGTGATCAAATGTGTTAAAAAGCATCTGTTTTTGTAACTGTAGCTAAAATCCCTGGGTGtaattttccattgtttttgaATGCACAATCACGGTCTGCTCTTCAAAAATAAGGAGTGCTTGGAAGATGAACTGCAGGCCTGCTTCAGTACATGATGGtgtgctgtgccagcagcctggTTTTGATGAGTGTGTTCTCGCTTCCTCGGCAAGCAGGAGCCGAGAGACCCTCTCTCAGCAAGAAATAAAGTGTTTTGGGTGGGATTTTTCAAACTATGAGATGGCATGTATTGGGTTTGCATGGTAGTGGGGAGGCTGCAAGGGAATGCCTGGCTTTGGAAGGAAGGGTGAAGTAGAACAATTCTTTTCATTTATATAAAAGACCATTTTGGAGGCAAGAGGGTGTTTGGAGGGCAGTGGATGCTTTCTCAGCTCAGTTTGAAGGAAGTGCAGAAGGCATCTTGAGTGCTTTGTCCTTTACTTGTTTGGAACAAAGATCACAGACTTCTGTCtgctattcatagaatcattatgattggaaaagacctttaatatcaagtccaaccccttgtctcacactgccaagcccatcactaactcatgttcctcagcacctcagttacacagcttttaagtatctccagggatgggggactccatcacctccctgggcagcccgtgccagtgCTTATCAACCCTCtaggtgaaaaagttcttcctaatctccaatctaaacctctcctggcacaacttgaggccatttcctcttgtcctgtcagtcATTACTGGAGAGGAGACATTGACTCCCACTTCACTGCAATTCCGTTTGGGTAAttgtagagtgatcatgtctcccctcagcctcctcttccccaggctaaacactcccagctcaCTCAGCTACTGCTGAGTaacacttgttctccagacccttccccagctttgttgcccatctctggacttCTTGATACTTCTCTATCTGCCCTACAGCTGAGCAGGCTGGCTGGAAAAACTGCCTAGAAGCCTTGATTTTTCAGCCAAgcaaagggggaagaaaaaaaacaaagaacaagtAACACCTTCCTTTGACAGTAGATTTTGATAAATTTGGGTATAAGTCCATTAGGTAAATTAGTTACACAAGGCAGGAGGGATTTCAGTTTGCTGTGCCAAAATACAGAAGTATTTGGGTTACAACACAGTGAGGTGAATGTCCCAGCTCCAAGCGCTCTGAGGCAGCCCAGTTCAGGACTGGGAGGTAGGATGATATGGGTCAACTACACTTTGTCCTGAGCCAGAGCAGATACTCCTCTCATTCTTCAGATTCCTAAACTGTTCACCTTTCCCCACCCAGCTCTTAGCATAGAAAACATGGCCAACTCAGCAGGGGATGCTGAAAACATCAAGGTATTGTAAAGGTGGGgctagaggggttttttttcctgaggagaCAAAAAGTGTGATCTCCCAGGGCAGAATGACCACACTGAAAATGGGCTGTATCACTAGGAGTCCTTATTTTGTCTACTTGGAAATACTGAAGAGTGGCAGAGAGCTCTtcatagcatcacagaatggtgggggttggaagggacctttaggtgtctagtccaagccccctgcagaagcaggtccacctagatcgggtcgcataggaacgtatccaggtgagttttgaagacctccagagaaggagactccacaccctccctgggcagcctgtgccagggctccctcacctcaacagtgaaataggtttttttgtacgattaaatggaactttttgtgttccagcttcatcccattaccccttgtcctgtcactagatataacagaaagaaaagtgctgccccagcctcctgacacccaccatttagatgtttgtaaatattaatgacatcccctctcagccccagttcccacaggctttcctcataaggaagatgctccagtcccctgatcattatTGTGTCTCTGTGCtagcctctctccagaagttccctgttcctcttacTGAAAGAAAACCACTGTTGTGACCTCTGCTGAGGAATGGTGTCAGACCTGTGTGTTCCTAAAACAGGAACCCCGGTATCCTTCACTGCAAAAACTGAGCTTAAAAAATATAGAGATTACAGCCACCTCTGAGGCAGGTAGGGCTGAGGTTGTGGGTGACAAAAGCCTACCCTGGAGTGCATGCTGTAGCTCTTGGAAGTGTGtctcagaaacatttttctagtGTGCACATGCGTGAAGGGGGATTTACGGAAAGGGGTGTTACACCCCACgttggagggaggggagagaattCAGGAAGTGCGGTTTTCCAGTTCCCCTTTAAGGAGCAGCGTGTGAACGGTACAGCAGTGCCCAGCAAGCTGCAGTGGCCACACACAGGGCACGTTCGGTTTCTTCAGGGTTCAGAGTAGGGGATTAGTTTAATTTAAGTTTGCATAATTTaagatatgaaacacaaaaaataagttttaaagatattttgagACGTTTATGTAAAAAGAATATGTTTTTGTCAAACATAGCGATGAAGGCTTTGGGCTGAAAATTTAAGAGCagtgcaaaacaaaagcaaaacatagtgcttggggtttttctcttcttctgtggTCAATCTGCAGAGTGTCTTTTGTGTCTTGATTGTTATTTTGAAACTGAAGCAGCTGTGGGAGACAAGTTAAATGCagttcacagctctgctcataTTTTTGGCTAGAAGAAATGATATCCAAGTGTTGGGAGTGATGGTGGGTGAGAGCTTAGCCACGTCTCCACGTTTCCTTCTCCTCCATGGTTCTACCTATTGAACATACTCCATGTTGCACCAAAGTGTGTGCAGAGTTACCTGACTGTGTCAAGGCTGCCAGAGCAACAGTCACCCTCACGGGCAGGTCTGTGCTGAAGCCCCCTGACATTTCTGCCTTTAGAGTGGTCTGGGGTTCAAATCCAGGCTTTCTCATGATCTTCTCCCTCGCCTCTGTGGGGTTTCCAGGGTTTGCATGTGACTCTTGCACTGTGGCTAACACTTGCTCTCCCCTTCTGCAGGGTTTTGGCTGGTGTGgaccatcatcatcatcctcagCTGCTGTTGTGTTTGCCATCACCGACGCACCAAGCATCGTCTCCAGGCCCAGCAGCGGCAACACGAGATCAACCTGATCGCTTACCGGGAAGCCCACAACTATTCAGCTCTGCCCTTTTACTTCCGTAGGTATCTCACGCCGTTTTCCCTCCAGGTCGAGGTTTCTTGTGTTGGGTGAAGTGGGGGGTGCAGTGGTTGGGCTCAGCAAGAGGTTGGCTGACCTTGCCTTGTAGAGGGGAAGTGGCATATTCCAGCTGCTGGACACATTTGAGCCCTCTTGAGTCTGGAGCTGAACCACACCAGCTACAGCACCTTCACGCCCACCCATGATTTGGGTCTGTGAGTGCAGGGATTCCCTGGGTGGTTTTCTGGGAAGGTTCTTAAAATACCTCATTCAGGACTTTATGGATGCTCCTCCTTTCCAGCCTGCATTTGCTGCTGGTGGGACTGAGAGATGAGAAGTGGCTTCATGAAATTTGGTCACATGGGCTGGGTGGAAGTGATGCCTCAGCAAAGACCATGCTGGCTCCCACCCTGTGCTGCAGTCCTTGGACCATGCTGCTGGTGAGCAGCCCTAGGACTTGGCATGAAGgacctgctgcctgcagctcagaGGAGGTACAAGGCCTTTGTGCTCTCCTTCAAGCTGTGCTAGAGCAGTGAATCTCAGCCTTTTGGCTGGAGGTACCCCAACTGAGTTTCCTGTAATGGGCTGTTGAATCGCATGTGTGAACTGGCTTTTCTTGCTGAACTCTTGCAGCCttttcctccccagccccagggataAAGAATTGCACATGGAAAACTGCAGTGCTGCCTTTAAATGTTTCCAGCATTTAAGTCCATTCTGTCTCTATAGACTGTTTTGTGGCgtcttcagaaataaaacaagatctTTCATAGATGTGAGGGGGTGGaagtaaaataaaccaaactttTGCCAGCACTGACAATTTATTCTGACCACACTGCATCCAGCACTAAACAATCAAAAGCCTTGGAAGTGCTTGTATCTCTTCATATTTACACAAAGCTTTGGGAGTTGAGGTCTTTGCTCTCGAATGTGAAACTCGTCTGAGAAGCCAGTGTTGGAAAAGTCTGGCAAGTTCTCTCCCACGTTGGTCCCCACAGCCAACGCAGGCTATCCCTTGGCGTGGTTTATGGGGCTATATTGAGGTACATGGTGTGGATTTGCCTAGTAGCCCAAAGTGTAGACTTGAGAGCCGGGAGATCAGGCTGCTGTTGGCAACCGGTGCCGTGACTGCTGCTTCTCTAAGAGCTTTGGGACCCTGTGTAAATCCCGTTGAGCTCTTTGGCGGGAAGGTGCTAGTAGATGACAGATGCCGACCTGTGTTACTGACTCGTTTCCCGAGATAAGCGGTTTGTGAAATAACTTCTCCTTGTCTCCCACTTTTTAGGGTTTTTGCCAAATTACTTACTACCTCCCTACGAGGAAGTGGTGAACCGCCCGCCGACCCCTCCGCCACCATACAGTGCCTTACATCAGCAGTGCgtcccagcaggcagcagtaGCACAATCCCGGACACGCCAAGAAACCTGCAGCCGGCGCAGAGCGGCTCGGCAGCACCCAGCGGCAATAACGGCAGCACCGACAGCCCCGGCCCGCCCAGCCTCGGCGACCCCCAGCCCTCCGCCACCACGCTGGGCGAGCGAGCGGTTGCCAAAATGCAGCGCATCGAGCCCGGCGGCACCAGCACGGGAGCCGAGCCGGTGGAGAGGCCCGGGCCCGATAAGGATACGGAGTGCAAGGAGGAACTGCTGAAAGGTTACAGCTCTGAGAGCTTAGAGCAGAGCGGCGCCATTCCCGACGCCAAGGACAAGACGCCGGGCAGGCAGCGCCGCTTCACCGGCGACTCGGGCATCGAAGTCTGCGTCTGCAACCGGGGCCATCACGACGACGACCTCAAGGAGTTCGACGGGCTCATCGACGACACGCTGGACGGGCCCCTGGACTTCTGTGACAGCTGCAGCGGCCGCCCGCACGGGGACGAGGAGGAAGGGCTCTTCAGTGCCGCGGAAGAGCAGCCCCGCGAGCACGGCCACCACCACCTGCCCCGGCAGCCGCTCTGTGTACTCTTGAACACAATAAACGAGCAGGACTCTCCAAACTCTTGTACCAATAACTCCCCCAGctaaggcagcagagcagaagggagaATCGAGGGAAAAAcgcagagaaataaaaaatggaataaGAGGATTAAAACTTTCACAGGAGGAAAAGGTGATACGACCTTCtctttttagtttatttttctttctccccctcAATATGATTCGGGGACTAGTCCTCGAAGGCCCGGCTTGCGGGGGACGGGTCGCTCTGGGTTTCGTTAATCGTGTTCGTCCTGCTCCGTGGGACAGGGACTGGTGTTTCTCAATGAGACCTAACAAGTGGGATATTCCTAATGGTGATTTTGGTGATGGTTATTACAAGTTTGTTGGTTCTAGTTTTCCGAAACACTGCTTTATCTCGCAATCAGTAAAGCCCAGCAAATCTCACCCTGGGAGGATGCGAGATCACCGTTAAGGCTCCAACCTCCAGGTGTCTTCCCAGAAGCAAGCAGCTTCTGACAGTGCCAGCAGTCAGTAGCCCAAGAGTTCTGGTTTGAGGTCGTGCTCTTGAGGCATTGGGGATTTCTTTTCGTTTtagctttccttttgttttgtttgtatttggTGTTGAGTTTTCCTGAAGCTGATGAATGCCTGAACACATCAGCCCCATCCTCTCCGGTGCTTCAGCGTGTAAGACGGCAGGCAGGGAACTTCCCACTCGAAGCTGCTCACTGAAGGACCACTTTCTTCTGAAAGGAGCATTAGGCTGCCATAAGCAGTTGGAGAAGAAGGGGTTTGCAGAAACATGCCTTTATACGTCGTTTTTAAAGACAAGTGTATTCCTTCAATGCCTCTAAGAGCACAGTTAGAAGTAGAatccaggcagctgggctgcctTCCAAGTACTGTGGTCTCCGAGTGACCTTTTCCCGGTGTGCTGCAAAAGGGCTTGGCTttattgtttgggttttttttccccccccttctTTTGCACCCCGAGAGCAGCACACTTGAGttagatgacaaaaaaaaaaatcaaagaacagGGCTCTCTTTGGCCAGCGTGCCTTCAAGCTTCAGCAATGCATGTTGAACAAAAGGAGACGAGAGCTCCGTCCGTGGCGAAGGGAGGACTTACCTTGTGGATGTGGACGACCTGcgcagtatttttctttcatctttttgtttttctttttctaatcaAGAAATTCGGTGCGATTCCAATGTTGACCACTTAAAAGAAATGAAtgtctgtttcctttttctttctttgtttgttttttgtttgttatggTGGCAACTGGCTACTGTATAAtgtctgtgagtgtgtgtgtgtgattgccaTCCATGCATGCGAGTCCTACTGGTAATATGAAAACCTGCTGTAAGACTGCAAGAAAATTTACTGTAGCTTTGCTTTGATAAACGGTAGAGATTTTGTTAGCAACaacctgaaggaaaagaaagaaagaaagaaaaaaaaaaagagaagagctgAAACTAACATTCCCTCGAGCGCTCCCGTGGAAGAGAGCACAGTTCAGACTACGTATCTTGTTCTCGGGTTTTCTCCCCATACCTTTTATAATTATGATCGTGCAGATCATTGCTGTTATGggggaaaaagtgaaaacagagcTCGGACATATTGAGATTTGATTGACTGAAAaccaaaatccattttaaataaGGTGGAAACCAAAATATAATGCCTTTTTCTGATAACTGACCCGTGTGTATGTGTATCATTTTGAGAGTTCAGAACAAGATTTGTCTGtagtttgtggttttggtttggtttttttgaaacTGGAAGTATTTAGCACTGTGCTAGATAGAGATGACAGAGCAGAACAAGTGGTGCTTATCTCAGTATCCCACCCACACGTCTGAGGAGAGTGCTTTTACTTCACAGGGCTTGGGAGAACCTCACTCCCAGCCTTCCTCTTccatcagagctgctgctgaaggcaaCTCTTCACGTTGTGTCTTAGGGTGCTCTTGAGAATGAAAGACTTGGGTTTGGATTCAGGAGACCTTGTTCTAAATGCCTGGAGCGTGAGTGGGAACAGAGAGGCTGTGTGTGCCCAGAGCCCACCCGGCCGTGGTCACCCACCATGGGTGTCTTTTGAGAAGAGAATTAAAGATCCCAGTGCCAGCCATAGGAAGTCTGTATGTGTGGGCACCTGGCTTTGTTCCACACACCACAGAGGAAGCTAGAAGAGTACAGCAGTCTTTACAGAGTGGGGTTTTACTGCTGTAAATCCTGGGGACAGCCCCATGCCAGTGGGACACCCTCTGACAGTGTTTCTGATGGCATAAGAGAAAAGTCTGTTTCCTATCCCGCTAAGGGCAGGGGAACCTCTCGCTGCTTCTCTGGACAGGTGAGTACCAGTAAGCTGAGTTGGTGTTTGTAATCTTAAAAAGTCGGGAAGAAGCCATGATGTGCTTGTTTTATGCCTTCTGGaggtttttcagactttttaaGGCcataaagaaacaaaccagGCACAAACCATGTCTCCTGAGCTCATGTGCTGGAGGAAGAGTAGGGCTATCAGTGGGGCTCATGGTGCTTCAGGCTCTTAGACCTGGACTGGGTGGTGTGAGGAGTGGTGCAGGGCAGGACAGCGGACAGATGAGCTCCCTGGAGACATCCCAGCTGGTGCCTCTTCAGGGGAAAGAACATAAGTAGGCAGAGGACTCCCCTAGCTCCAGCTTTGGAGCTTGAGAAGGGTGCTCGATCCTCACCTGTACCCCTTTGTAGAAAGCCAACACAGCCCAAACAGCTTTTCTCCATGTGCACACTGTGGGTGTAATATTCTGGAGGCTGAGCCCACGAGCAGGTGCACATCTGTAACACCTGAGCCCCAAAACCTACCTGTGTCCAGCTCAAAGGGGCAAGTGTTTTATGGGAGTTGTGAACATGTCATTTCAAAACTGAGTTGCGAACAGTGCTGCACGATTGAGAGCAAATTAGTGTCAATCTGCCACTCTGTGGGTTGCTTTGTTCTACACCTGTACAAGTGTTGATGCTGGTAATACTTGAAGCCTGTTTTTGCTGGAGGCTGAGGCTGCGGGGTGCTACTTACATGGCACGTTTCTGGCTGCTGCAGTGGGCTTCGGGGGCACGGACCCAATGTGCTCCTGGTGTGTCTCCTGGGGACAAccactgcagagcagcctgcGGTGCCTCAGCCACAGGGCCCACGGCACAGCGGGGCCAGCAGGTACCGCAGCCTGGCCTTGGGCTTTGCCACTGGCTCCAGCAGTGTGAACTTACCCTCCAGGAACACCTGTGTGGTTTTCCCCGCAGCCGTGGTGTTGGACAACCCGGTGGATTGGTGTCGGCTGAAGATGGAGAAGGAGAGTGTCTTGGTGCTTCCTGGCAGCCTGCTCTCAGAGCTCGTACCTACCTATCCAGAGGCTAGGGAATGCTGAGGAGCAGTTCACCTTCTGTGTTAGGTGTAGTCACCAAAAACTTTCTTGGGCAGGAAACCTGAGCAAGCCTCCAGGGCAGAGGCAAAATCAGCAGGCTGAAGAAAAGAtacagctgggctgggctggctgctgctgctgggagctttGAGCTGCCTGGGCACCCTTCACAGCCCGGGCATGTGGTGCTGATTTCCCATCCCACACAGCCCAGGCCCCCACAGCCAAATATCCTCCTCCCTCCGCATGCCCCGGCCAGGCTCGTTCTTCTGTGACCCACTCCCGGCACAGCGTGGCATGGAGCCAGGGCACGGTCCCGCTAAGGTGAATAAACTCCCCTTGCCTCTCCCCGAAGCCTGCTGCCTTCTGGCCCTCATTTCACCCTCTCTGTGCAACATCCCAGGGTGGATTAAGCCCCCCtccctttatatttttttcttctgctggttGCCTAGGAGAAGCCTGGCCTGTGCTGGGAGGGGTGGCAGTCCAGCATCCTGGCTTGACCAAGCCCTGCAGCATCCGACAGCAGGCAGCCTGGGAAGGCCAGGATG containing:
- the WBP1L gene encoding WW domain binding protein 1-like isoform X4, coding for MPFLLGLRQDKETCMGVNNQSYICETGHCCGQSQCCNYYYELWWFWLVWTIIIILSCCCVCHHRRTKHRLQAQQRQHEINLIAYREAHNYSALPFYFRFLPNYLLPPYEEVVNRPPTPPPPYSALHQQCVPAGSSSTIPDTPRNLQPAQSGSAAPSGNNGSTDSPGPPSLGDPQPSATTLGERAVAKMQRIEPGGTSTGAEPVERPGPDKDTECKEELLKGYSSESLEQSGAIPDAKDKTPGRQRRFTGDSGIEVCVCNRGHHDDDLKEFDGLIDDTLDGPLDFCDSCSGRPHGDEEEGLFSAAEEQPREHGHHHLPRQPLCVLLNTINEQDSPNSCTNNSPS
- the WBP1L gene encoding WW domain binding protein 1-like isoform X7, translated to MGVNNQSYICETGHCCGQSQCCNYYYELWWFWLVWTIIIILSCCCVCHHRRTKHRLQAQQRQHEINLIAYREAHNYSALPFYFRFLPNYLLPPYEEVVNRPPTPPPPYSALHQQCVPAGSSSTIPDTPRNLQPAQSGSAAPSGNNGSTDSPGPPSLGDPQPSATTLGERAVAKMQRIEPGGTSTGAEPVERPGPDKDTECKEELLKGYSSESLEQSGAIPDAKDKTPGRQRRFTGDSGIEVCVCNRGHHDDDLKEFDGLIDDTLDGPLDFCDSCSGRPHGDEEEGLFSAAEEQPREHGHHHLPRQPLCVLLNTINEQDSPNSCTNNSPS
- the WBP1L gene encoding WW domain binding protein 1-like isoform X8, whose protein sequence is MGFWLVWTIIIILSCCCVCHHRRTKHRLQAQQRQHEINLIAYREAHNYSALPFYFRFLPNYLLPPYEEVVNRPPTPPPPYSALHQQCVPAGSSSTIPDTPRNLQPAQSGSAAPSGNNGSTDSPGPPSLGDPQPSATTLGERAVAKMQRIEPGGTSTGAEPVERPGPDKDTECKEELLKGYSSESLEQSGAIPDAKDKTPGRQRRFTGDSGIEVCVCNRGHHDDDLKEFDGLIDDTLDGPLDFCDSCSGRPHGDEEEGLFSAAEEQPREHGHHHLPRQPLCVLLNTINEQDSPNSCTNNSPS
- the WBP1L gene encoding WW domain binding protein 1-like isoform X6, with amino-acid sequence MRKWSLWDFKFLPSHALVRRMSLQNAFPPGSQTGFWLVWTIIIILSCCCVCHHRRTKHRLQAQQRQHEINLIAYREAHNYSALPFYFRFLPNYLLPPYEEVVNRPPTPPPPYSALHQQCVPAGSSSTIPDTPRNLQPAQSGSAAPSGNNGSTDSPGPPSLGDPQPSATTLGERAVAKMQRIEPGGTSTGAEPVERPGPDKDTECKEELLKGYSSESLEQSGAIPDAKDKTPGRQRRFTGDSGIEVCVCNRGHHDDDLKEFDGLIDDTLDGPLDFCDSCSGRPHGDEEEGLFSAAEEQPREHGHHHLPRQPLCVLLNTINEQDSPNSCTNNSPS
- the WBP1L gene encoding WW domain binding protein 1-like isoform X5 yields the protein MDKETCMGVNNQSYICETGHCCGQSQCCNYYYELWWFWLVWTIIIILSCCCVCHHRRTKHRLQAQQRQHEINLIAYREAHNYSALPFYFRFLPNYLLPPYEEVVNRPPTPPPPYSALHQQCVPAGSSSTIPDTPRNLQPAQSGSAAPSGNNGSTDSPGPPSLGDPQPSATTLGERAVAKMQRIEPGGTSTGAEPVERPGPDKDTECKEELLKGYSSESLEQSGAIPDAKDKTPGRQRRFTGDSGIEVCVCNRGHHDDDLKEFDGLIDDTLDGPLDFCDSCSGRPHGDEEEGLFSAAEEQPREHGHHHLPRQPLCVLLNTINEQDSPNSCTNNSPS